The sequence below is a genomic window from Zonotrichia leucophrys gambelii isolate GWCS_2022_RI chromosome 26, RI_Zleu_2.0, whole genome shotgun sequence.
tcccctcctttgggtgtccccaagggccaccacctgcctgtgcccaccagggccagctcctcctgacaccttaatttgggattttgggtggagGGAGAGGAAGCATTTGGGGAGCTGCTGAGTCAGCCCTGAGGGAGGGAAATGGGCCCAGGGCAGGACCAGGGAGGAAAATGGGCtggggcagagagggaaaagggccaggacaggagcagggagggaattgggctgggacagggagggaaatgGGCAGAACCAGGGAGGGAAATTGGCCCAGGGAGGGAAATGAGGCCAGGAAGGACCAGGAGGGAaatgctgggcagggagggaaataGGCTCAGGGAGGGAAATGGGCCCAGGCAGGACCAGGGAGGGAAatgcctggggcaggagcacCCCCTGGGCCTGGGGGGCAGTGAGGGCGgtcccagggcactgccctggcacagggaggggttACCCATGGCCTCCCCCCTGCAGGCAGGGGCACCCTGTCAGATGAGCACGCTGGCATCATCTCCGTGCTGGCCCAGCAGGCGGCCAAGCTGACCTCGGACCCCACGGACACGCCCGTGGTGTGCCTGGAGTCAGACAGCGGGTGAGCCCCGGCCTGagctgcccctgagccccccctgggccctcccctgccctgggagtgCCTGAGGGAGAGACTGGAGCAGCCATGGGGGAGGCACTGCCACAGGGACTGGGTTAATGGGGGTGGAAAAGCAGGGGAGACCTTCAGGGGCTGCTGGTTactgcagctcagctcttccCCCTTGGGGTTCCagtgggtgacagagcctggggaTGACAAATCCTGGGTTTCCTGTGGGTGACAAATGCTGGGGTCCCagtgggtgacagagcctgggaaCTCTGTGGGTGCCAAATCCTGGGATTCCTGTGGGTGACACAGCCTGGAGTCCCTGTGGGTGACAAATCTGGGGTCCCtatgggtgacagagcctgggaaCTCTGTGGGTGCCAAATCCTGGGATTCCTGTGGGTGACACAGCCTGGAGTCCCTGTGGGTGACAAATCTGGGGTCCCtatgggtgacagagcctgaGATTCCTGTGGGTAAAATatcctggtgtccctgggaaTGACAAATCCCTGTGGGTGACAAAtcctggggtccctgtgggtggcAGAGCCTGTCAGTCACTGGGGATGACAAATTTCTGGGATCTCTGGGTGACAAATCTGGGATCCCTGTGGGTGACACAGCCTGGGGTTCCTGTGGGTGGCAGAGCCTGGGGTCCCTGTGGATaacaaattttggggtccctgggatgACAAATCCTGGGATTCCTGTGGGTAAAATATCCTGGGGTTCCTGTGGGTAAAATATCCTGGGGTCTCTGTGGATAACCAGgcttggggtccctgtgggtgACAAATCCTGGGGtcctgtgggtgacagagcctgggTCCCTGTGGGTGACAAATCCTGGGTCccttgggtggcacagcctgtcaGTCAGTGGCAGCAGGGGTGTCTCCCTCACTGCCCATGGAGTGGGGAGATGGAGCAGCCAAGctctggggtggggatgggccctcagtgggggctgctcagggattcccctgccccctccccaccccagcagctgctgctggcccagctgcccccccagccccttgTCCTTGCTGCAGGAACATCATGATCCAGAAGCACGACAGCATCACCGTGGCAGTGCACAAGCTGCTgtcctgagccctggcacagctctgctcctccctgcactgccacccTCCCTCTGGAGCTCCTCACCTGGGATGAaggctctccctccctgcctgcctctccagaccacatttcagcccttgtgctgctgaGGATGAAGCATGGGCACCCCCCAGGCCCTGTAACAAGCACATCCTGCTCTATTTGCGGGGCTCAtttgttgaaaaaaatcaataaattaacTGTAAAaaccttccttcctcctctttgctCTGGCTGGCAAGGGAACTTTTCCCACTGCCTTCATTAGCATTTCTCTGGAGAAACATTGGAACTCATGGAGGCTCCTCAGCAGAAAAGCTTTCTGAGGAATTTCTCCCAGGAAACATTTCACCTCCTCAAGTTAAACATTCTGTGGGAGTTCTTGCTCGCTGTGCCTTGGGTTGAAGTTCAAAcctggccctgggagctgtgaAGGGATCTTGGCAATGTCCTCACAAACCCAGGCCCCTCTTGCTCTCACAGATTTGAAATGCTACAGGAAACAATCCTGCAAAAAGtgggggagctgctgcaccCCAATGGttcctgtgtgctggggagggaaaaggagctgggctgcagcaaggGAAGCTTCACAGCAGAGCATGAGGGAAAAACATGAGATTGTCACTGCTACAAATGAAGGGATGGGATTATTTTCATGCTAAGAACAATTTATTGCTCAGATAAACATCAATCTCAGAGACTGATGTGAGATTTTAGAGGAGCCAGCAGTCAGCCATAGCTCAAGAGTACCACAAGATTTTTTGTTATAAGGCAATATAGAATTTTATAAACCAACAGAAAAGGCCACaggatttattttgcttttctgaccTATCTTCTTTACTTATTTCTGCAGATACTTTTATCTAATGGGTGTTTAACTCACAAGTTTTAACTTAATATTTCCATTATAACTTCTAAACTCCCAACCTACTCCATACTATTTTAGTACTacactttaaaattttctcCATCTTACCCATACAGTTTCTCACTTTCTTAAGGCATATTCTTACTTACAGCTGTAGAaacataagaaataaaaatattgcataGAAAATGTTATATagcaataaaattataattatattgcagagagcatccctgtccccactgatGCCAGTTTTCTGTGACCTCAGGAGTGAATCCCACCTGGCTTCACtcagctcagcaggagcagcagggctgtgctcacccaGGAGCTCAGGCAGATTCACAGCGAGGCAGGGAGCTGTGAAAAACACTAatcacttgggttttttttaaattttaaaaagtttaatagtaataaaatggttataaaattagcaatacaattagagtaataataatttggacaatttggattaggataatgagacaataaaaacaaagagttatggacagtccgGGTAtattttctgggcagcacaagcccgaaaaaggccccatgttaacagaggattaacccttaaaaacaatagcctgttgcatattcatacacctcttacatgatgcataaattccattgaaacacaggattctgtctgatcagtgtcagcttcttcctctgaatcctgacagtgtcttcgaggtgggaagaagttcatttctcctgataatggggcaaaaaattctttttctctgaaagattcaggtgtcctgtggctgctatttGTGGCTGCTATTTctctgtgagtcctttctttacaCCCTTTATC
It includes:
- the LAMTOR5 gene encoding ragulator complex protein LAMTOR5: MEGTLEQHLEETMKSPAVVGVLCTDSQGLNLGCRGTLSDEHAGIISVLAQQAAKLTSDPTDTPVVCLESDSGNIMIQKHDSITVAVHKLLS